In one window of Arachis ipaensis cultivar K30076 chromosome B06, Araip1.1, whole genome shotgun sequence DNA:
- the LOC107647487 gene encoding DExH-box ATP-dependent RNA helicase DExH17, with protein MDTYSLKSVFDLPAPFRSCFSFRYFNSLQSECFPICFHSDANMVISAPTGSGKTVLFELCVLRLLSRFISADGRFIHSKGSLKTVYIAPSKALVQEKLREWNRKFGPWGINCLELTGDSESYTSRNIHEADIILTTPEKFDAVSRYGIEGGGLSFFSDIALLLIDEVHLLNDPRGAALEAIVSRIKIVSCNPKMKLNPLAQVRLVAVSATIPNIEDLAEWIKVPEQGIKRFGEEMRPVKLTTKVFGYAPAKNDFLFEKRLQNYIFDILMQYSRGKSALIFCSTRKGAQEAAQRLSQIVMTFGQTNPFIRNREQQDRLREASLSCSDKQMQSYILYGVGYHNGGLCHKDRNLVEGLFLKGDIQVLCTTNTLAHGINLPAHTVVIKSTQHFNKEKGLYMEYDRSTILQMCGRAGRPPFDDTGLVIIMTRRETVHLYENLLNGCEVVESQLLPCVTEHLLAEIVQLTVTDITKAIEWLQCSYLYVRMKKNPENYSIKKGISGDRLVKHVQDICVKKVNELSQHQMVEIDEDGFLLSPLDPGRLMTKYYLRFDTMKQIMRTPENCCLEDALHVICSAEEIAWIQLRRNEKKLLNEINADKDGRLRFHILGDRGKKKKRIQTREEKIFILANDCLTGDPSVHDLSLIQDMNSICSNGCRIAKCMKEYFIFKHNYKGAVNSALLAKSLDQKLWDDSPYLLKQLPGIGMVTAKALNSMGIKSFEALAEADPRRIEIVTGRKYPFGNHIKDSLLSLPPKVEIKLAETESNRQGKFKLVVTLTRISQTTQSVKRHYADMIVGLEEGNTILFHEKIRVDQFSSPYCATILVPVTQGNQTIKADFVYEEYIGIDVHEKLHMVKAGISVVPSKRNKKQGFLPPPEEVYVIEDDNITIADIPMKKLSTLNKDKEEDNSIPSFKLLDEEIEEGGHALEVEDDDCKIITEKTVFDHIREKARNFSLLAALDNIRCPPLDVLTRNHAREKRPAISHDILVLDDADTAKVPQTNQTNFPADPSRLECNDANLKLTSNDQNSAGSSNDMNHIVETGVFLPDSEARTYAMPTEETVFDHILRKSNNFPQINKPDCLESVIWKTELFSKNHLNAALGIATERNPSDMVTDSILNSFMGSVEAEKYASGVQVDTEKKRLLDSAYFEEGGKKQHCSSGESKEVKSSLSEARQSCTLETACQMKEAESYLGFKSVFSFL; from the exons ATGGACACATATTCTTTGAAGTCGGTGTTCGATTTGCCAGCACCTTTTCGTTCTTGTTTTAGTTTCAG GTATTTTAATTCACTTCAGAGTGAATGCTTTCCTATCTGTTTCCACTCTGATGCAAACATGGTCATCTCGGCCCCAACTGGGAGTGGAAAAACAGTGCTATTTGAGCTTTGCGTTTTGAGGCTTCTCTCCAGGTTCATTTCTGCAGATGGAAGATTCATACATTCAAAGGGGTCCCTTAAAACA GTCTATATTGCCCCATCTAAGGCTTTAGTACAAGAGAAGCTCCGTGAGTGGAATCGCAAGTTTGGTCCATGGGGAATAAATTGCCTGGAGCTCACTGGAGATAGTGAATCTTACACTTCAAGGAACATTCACGAGGCAGATATTATTCTGACTACTCCTGAG AAATTTGATGCAGTGTCACGTTATGGGATAGAAGGTGGTGGCTTAAGCTTTTTCAGTGACATCGCACTTCTACTTATTGATGAAGTCCATCTGTTGAATGATCCACGTGGAGCAGCGTTGGAAGCGATTGTTAGTAGAATAAAGATCGTTTCTTGCAATCCAAAAATGAAACTAAATCCTCTTGCTCAGGTGCGCTTGGTTGCTGTGTCGGCCACAATTCCAAATATTGAGGATCTAG CTGAGTGGATTAAGGTTCCTGAGCAAGGGATTAAAAG ATTTGGGGAAGAAATGAGGCCAGTAAAGCTGACAACCAAAGTATTTG GCTATGCCCCAGCCAAGAATGACTTTCTATTTGAGAAG CGCCTTCAAAACTATATTTTTG ATATTCTAATGCAATACTCAAGAGGAAAATCTGCGCTTATATTTTGTTCAACGAGAAAAGGAGCACAAGAAGCAGCTCAGCGACTCTCTCAAATAGTCATGACTTTTGGTCAGACAAATCCATTTATTAGGAACAGAGAGCAGCAAGATCGCCTGAGGGAGGCTTCTCTGTCATGCAGTGACAAGCAAATGCAATCATATATTCTTTATGGGG TTGGTTATCACAATGGTGGGCTTTGCCACAAAGATCGCAATCTTGTGGAAGGCCTTTTTCTCAAGGGTGACATTCAAGTACTTTGTACCACAAATACACTAGCCCATGGAATCAACCTCCCAGCACATACAGTTGTTATTAAATCAACACAGCACTT CAACAAGGAAAAGGGTCTCTATATGGAATATGACCGCTCCACAATATTGCAG ATGTGTGGAAGGGCAGGGCGACCACCATTTGATGATACAGGCTTGGTTATAATCATGACAAGGAGGGAAACG GTTCATTTATATGAGAATCTCTTAAATGGATGTGAAGTAGTGGAATCACA ATTGCTTCCATGTGTGACGGAACATTTACTTGCGGAAATAGTTCAACTGACAGTAACTGATATTACAAAAGCAATTGAGTGGTTGCAATGCTCATACTTGTATGTTAGAATGAAAAAG AACCCTGAGAACTATTCAATTAAGAAAGGAATTTCTGGTGATCGTTTAGTGAAGCATGTTCAAG ATATTTGTGTTAAGAAAGTTAACGAGTTATCTCAGCACCAAATGGTAGAGATTGATGAAGATGGTTTCCTCTTGAGCCCATTAG ATCCTGGGAGGCTAATGACAAAGTATTATTTGAGATTTGATACTATGAAACAGATAATGAGGACACCTGAAAACTGCTGTCTAGAAGATGCACTTCATGTTATTTGCTCTGCAGAAGAAATTGCTT GGATACAGCTAAGACGCAATGAGAAGAAGCTCTTAAATGAGATCAATGCTGATAAAGATGGACGGCTTCGCTTTCATATTCTTGGAGATAGAGGGAAAAAGAAAAAACGCATTCAaacaagagaagaaaagatatttATTTTGGCAAATGACTGCTTAACTGGTGATCCTTCAGTTCATGATCTATCTCTAATTCAG GATATGAATTCTATATGCTCAAATGGATGTAGAATTGCAAAATGCATGAAagaatattttattttcaaacatAATTACAAAGGAGCTGTGAATTCAGCTCTTCTAGCCAAATCACTTGATCAGAAACTTTGGGATGACAGTCCATACCTGTTGAAACAATTGCCTGGAATTGGGATGGTTACGGCAAAG GCACTAAATTCAATGGGAATTAAATCATTTGAGGCCCTTGCTGAAGCTGATCCAAGAAGAATAGAGATAGTAACTGGTCGAAAGTACCCATTTGGAAATCATATTAAAGATTCTCTACTGTCACTACCTCCAAAAGTTGAAATTAAGCTTGCAGAAACTGAAAGCAATAGACAAGGAAAGTTCAAGCTAGTAGTAACGTTGACTAGGATATCACAGACAACCCAGTCAGTTAAACGACATTATGCTGATATG ATTGTTGGTTTGGAGGAGGGCAACACCATTCTTTTTCATGAAAAAATAAG GGTGGATCAATTTTCCAG CCCGTACTGTGCAACAATTCTTGTGCCTGTCACACAAGGGAATCAGACTATCAAGGCTGATTTTGTATATGAGGAGTATA TTGGCATTGATGTTCACGAAAAGCTTCACATGGTGAAAGCGGGAATTTCAGTTGTTCCTTCGAAAAGAAACAAGAAGCAGGGTTTTCTTCCTCCACCCGAGGAGGTTTACGTCATAGAAGACGACAACATCACTATAGCTGATATACCAATGAAGAAGCTATCCACTCTGAACAAGGATAAGGAGGAAGATAATTCCAT TCCAAGTTTCAAACTCTTGGATGAAGAGATAGAAGAAG GTGGGCATGCTCTTGAGGTTGAAGATGATGACTGCAAAATTATCACTGAGAAAACAGTATTTGACCACATACGCGAGAAGGCCAGAAACTTTTCTCTCCTAGCTGCATTGGATAATATTCGCTGTCCACCACTGGATGTCCTTACAAGAAATCATGCTCGTGAGAAGAGACCTGCCATCAGTCACGACATACTTGTTCTGGATGATGCTGACACAGCAAAAGTCCCTCAAACAAATCAGACTAATTTTCCTGCAGATCCCAGTAGGTTAGAATGCAATGATGCCAACCTTAAACTCACTTCAAATGACCAAAACTCAGCTGGTAGCTCAAATGATATGAACCACATAGTTGAAACAG GTGTTTTCCTCCCTGATTCCGAAGCAAGAACATATGCAATGCCAACTGAAGAAACAGTTTTTGACCATATATTGAGAAAATCTAACAATTTTCCACAGATTAATAAGCCTGATTGCCTGGAGTCAGTAATCTGGAAAACAGAATTATTCTCGAAGAATCATCTGAACGCTGCTCTTGGTATTGCAACAGAGAGAAATCCATCAGACATGGTCACTGATAGCATTCTCAATTCATTTATGGGAAGTGTTGAAGCGGAAAAATATGCATCCGGTGTTCAAGTTGATACTGAG AAAAAAAGGTTACTGGACTCCGCATACTTTGAAGAGGGTGGCAAGAAGCAGCACTGCTCTTCTGGAGAATCAAAGGAAGTGAAGTCTAGTTTAAGTGAAGCAAGACAGTCCTGTACTTTGGAAACTGCATGCCAAATGAAGGAAGCAGAGTCATATCTTGGGTTCAAAAGTGTGTTTTCATTTCTATGA